The genomic stretch GTCCTATTACTTTGCCAAGGATTTTTACGTCTTTGACGATAATTGGTTCCATAGCCTTATTCTCTGGTTGAAGTCTTATATGGTCGTGTTCTTTATAGAATCTTTTTACTGTTGCTTCATCATCAATTAAGGCAACAACAATATCTCCATTTTCAGCTACATTTTGTCTTCTGACAATTATTATATCATTGTCGAAAATTCCTGCCTCAATCATGCTATCTCCCCTAACTCGGAGTAAGAATGCATCTTCTGTTCCAACAAGGTCGTACGGCAGGGTCATAGTTTCTTCTATATTTTCCACTGCTAAGATTGGTTCACCTGCTGTTACCTTTCCAACAAGAGGAAGTTGAACAACATTTCTGTGAACATAAAATTCTTCATCTACTATTTCTATGGCTCTTGGTTTGGATGGGTCGCGTCTAATATAACCTTTCTTTTCAAGTCGTGTCAGGTGACCATGGACTGTTGAGGTAGACTTCAGACCTGTTGCCTCACAAATTTCCCTCACCGCAGGAGGGTAGCCTTTTTCCTTGATTCTCTTTTTGATAAACTCTAATATTTCCTCTTGCTTTTTTGTAAGCTGTTTTTTCATAATACTTATTTCCCCTTCTTTAAGCATTATTATTTTGAGATAATTATAACACAAAAACATACATTCTTCAAACTTTTGTTTAGTATTTTAAGGCGGAAATTTATTTTAAAAGTAAAATAATTCTTGTATACAAGATACAATTTGTTTTATAATATATAAGGTGCAATATGTCAAATAATAAACGAAAGGAGTATTAAAAAATGGCATTTATTGATACAATCATAGAAAAAGCAAAATCAGATATAAAAACAATTGTACTACCCGAAAGCTACGAAGAAAGAAATTTAAAGGCTGCCTCTATAGCTTTGAAAGAAAAGATAGCTAAGATAGTTTTGATTGGCAAAGAAGATGAGATAAAAAAAGAGGCAGCAAAGTTTGATGCAAATGTAGATGAAGCTATTTTTATTGACCCAGACAATTTTGATAGATTTGATGAATTTGTCAATGAATTTTATGAACTAAGAAAAAACAAGGGTATAACACTGGAAGATGCAAAAAAGTTTATGAAAGACCCGATGTATTTTGGTGTTATGCTTGTGTACAAAGGTTTGGCAGATGGTATGGTGTCTGGTGCTATTCACTCAACAGCAGATACATTAAGACCGGCTCTGCAGATATTAAAAACTGCACCTGGGGTAAAACTTGTTTCAAGCTTCTTTATTATGGTTGTACCAAACTGCGAATATGGTGAAAATGGAGTTTTTGTATATGCTGATGCAGGTTTGAATCCAAATCCAACAGCAGAAGAGCTTGCTGATATAGCTATTACATCTGCAAAGAGCTTTGAAGCTTTAGTTGGTAAAACTCCAAAAGTAGCAATGCTTTCATATTCAACCAAAGGTTCTGCAAAGTCTGAGATGGTTGACAAGGTTGTTGAGGCAACAAGGATTGCAAAAGAGAAAGCACCAGACATTTTAATAGATGGCGAACTTCAAGCAGACGCAGCAATAGTTCCTTCTGTTGCAAAGCTGAAAGCGCCAGGAAGTCCTGTTGCAGGGCAAGCAAATGTTCTAATCTTCCCTGATTTGGATGCTGGCAACATTGCATACAAACTTACAGAAAGGCTTGCAAAAGCAGAAGCGTACGGACCTATTACCCAGGGAATAGCAAAACCTGTAAATGATTTGTCCCGAGGCTGCAAAGCTGAAGACATTGTGGGGGTTATTGCTATTACTGCTGTACAGGCTATGATGAAATAAATTATTGATAGAAGGGGAATGTGGAAATGAAGGTTTTAGTATTAAATTCAGGAAGTTCATCTTTAAAGTATCAATTTATTGATACTGATACGGAGGTTGCTCTTTGTAAAGGTGTTGTTGACAGGATTGGTTTGCCGGGGGCATTTATTAGACATCAAAAGAATGGTCAAGAGATTGTAAAAGAACAGGAAATAAATGATCACAATGTTGCTATTAAGCTTGTGTTAGAGATGCTTACACATGAAGAAGCTGGTATTATCCATTCCATGGATGAAATTGATGCAATTGGTCACAGGGTTGTTCATGGCGGGGAATATTTTAGTGATGCGGTAATTGTCAATGAAGAGGTAAAGAAAGCAATAAGGGAATGTATTGAACTTGCGCCTCTTCACAATCCTGCTAATTTAATGGGGATTGAAGCATGTGAAAAAGAGATTCCTGGGAAACCTAATGTGGCTGTATTTGATACAGCATTTCATCAAACAATGCCAAGATATGCGTATATGTATTCGCTTCCATATGAGGTGTATGAAAAATATAAAATTAGAAAATATGGATTCCATGGAACATCACACAAATATGTTGCAATTAAAGCTGCAGAGTACTTAAGAAGACCTCTTGAGGAGTTAAAACTTATAACATGTCATCTTGGAAATGGTTCGAGTGTATGTGCAATAAAGTACGGAAAATCAGTTGATACAAGCATGGGATTTACTCCTTTGGCTGGTCTTGCAATGGGAACAAGAAGCGGAACAATTGACCCTGCTGTGATACTCTATCTTATGGAAAAAGAAAAAATGGATGTAAAACAGATGAATGATTTTCTGAATAAAAAGTCGGGTGTGCTTGGTATATCAGGTGTGAGCAGTGACTTTAGAGATTTAGAAAAAGCTGCAAATGAGGGTAATGAAAGAGCACAGCTTGCAATTGACATGTTCTGTTACAGGGTTAAAAAGTATATTGGTGAGTACGCAGCAGTCTTGGGTGGAGTAGATGCAATAATATTTACTGCTGGAATAGGTGAAAATAACGCTCTTGTGAGAGATAAATGTTTGACTGATTTAGAGTATATGGGTGTTCTGTACGATAGAGAAAGAAACTTCAATGTAGAAAAAGGCAAGGTTTTTGAAATAAACAAACCTGAGAGCAAGGTAAAGGTTTTAATAGTTCCTACAAATGAGGAACTTATGATTGCAAGAGAGACAAAAAGACTTCTTTCAAAATAAGCTTTCATGAAAAAGATAGGGGGTTGCAAATATAAGAAGAAAAACAAAAGATTTTTATGCAACCCCCTATTGTTTATTATTCTTTTTTCCACAATCCGTGTAAATTGCAGTATTCATACGCCACTACATTCTCAGCCGAGACCTCAAACAATGCCTTTGGTTCATCACCTGGTTTTAAATATTTTCTGTAGACTTTATCGTCGGCAATAAGTTCTATCCACATAATGTAGTGCTTTTCTTCCATTGGATGAGCAACTTCACCTACTTTGACCAAGATGCCCTCTTCTGTCTTTTCGATAACAGGGACATGCTTTTCTAAACTTGCATCAACTGTGTTAGCTTCAAGCAGCGTCATAGGTTGTCCACAGCATACAAGCTGGCCACCACCCGCATACAAAACCTCTACTATGTTTCCACAGACTTCACATTTGTATACATTTCCTCTTTTAATCATTGATTAAGACCCTCCCTTGTAAAAATTAATTTTTTAAATTACAATTACTTTATACCCACCAAATTAATATTCCTAACACAAAGTTTGAAACAAAATTAAAATTGAAATAATATAAAATATGAAATAAAAACATTTTAAGGGGGATGTGAAAGTGCAAAAAGTATATAATCCGAAAGAGGTAGAAGACAGGCTCTACAAAATGTGGCTTGATAAAAAGTATTTCCATGCAAAGATTGATTATTCAAAAAAACCTTTTACAATTGTTATTCCACCTCCAAATATTACAGGGCAGTTACATATGGGCCATGCACTGAACAATACCATCCAAGATATTCTTATTAGGTTCAAAAGAATGCAGGGATACTGTGCACTTTGGCTTCCTGGTACTGACCATGCAAGCATTGCAACAGAGGCAAAGATTGTTGAAAATATGAAAGAAGAAGGCTTAACGAAGGAGATGATAGGGCGAGAGAAATTTTTAGAGCGTGCGTGGGAGTGGAAAAGAGTATATGGTGGCAGGATTATTGAACAACTCAAGAAACTGGGGGCATCTTGTGACTGGGACAGAGAAAGGTTCACAATGGACGAAGGACTTTCAAATGCTGTAAAAGAAGTTTTTGTAAGACTTTATGAAAAAGGACTTATATATAAAGGCGAGAGGATGATTAACTGGTGTCCAACCTGCCACACTACAATTTCTGATGCCGAAGTTGAATATGAAGAGAAAAAAGGAAAGCTCTACTATATAAAATACCCTGCAAAAGATAATTCGTACTATGTGATTGTGGCTACAACAAGGCCTGAAACAATGCTGGGTGATACTGCCGTTGCAGTAAACCCTAATGACCAAAGATACAAGCATTTGATTGGGAAGACAGTTGTGCTTCCTCTTGTGAATAGAGAAATACCAATAATTGCAGACGATTATGTTGACATGGAATTTGGAACAGGTGTTGTAAAGATAACTCCTGCCCATGACCCGAACGACTTTGAGATTGGGCAAAAACACAACCTTCCAATGGTTCAGGTGATAGACACAAAAGGGTATATGAACGAAAATGCAGGAAAATATGCAGGGCAGGAGAGGTATGAAGCAAGAAAGAATATTGTAAAGGACTTAAAAGATCTTGGTCTTCTTGTGAAAGAAGAGGACTATACTCACAATGTGGGACACTGTTATAGATGTTCAACTGTAATAGAGCCTCTTGTCTCAAAACAGTGGTTTGTCAAGATGAAACCTTTAGCAGAGCCTGCAATAAAAGTTGTGAAGGAAGGAAAGATTAAATTTATACCTGAAAGATTTGAAAAGATATACTTTAACTGGATGGAGAATATAAAAGACTGGTGTATATCAAGACAGCTGTGGTGGGGGCACAGAATTCCTGCTTATTATTGCCGTGATTGCGAAAATATGATGGTCAGCAGAGAAGAAGTAAAGGTATGTTCAAAATGCGGTTCTACCAACGTGTATCAGGATGAGGACACGCTTGACACTTGGTTTTCGTCTGCTCTGTGGCCATTTTCTACGCTTGGCTGGCCTGAGGAGACAGAAGACCTGAAGTATTTCTACCCAACAGATGTTTTGGTAACTGCATATGATATCATTTTCTTCTGGGTTGCAAGGATGATTTTTTCTGGTTTAGAGCATATGGGTAAAGAACCCTTTAAGTATGTTTTGATACACGGTATTGTAAGAGATGCTCAGGGGAGAAAGATGAGCAAATCCTTGGGCAATGGTATAGATCCCCTTGAGGTAATAGAAAAGTACGGTGCTGACGCGCTCAGATTTACACTTGTCACTGGTATATCTCCTGGAAATGACACAAGATTTCATATGGAAAAGGTTGAAGCTAATAGAAACTTTGCAAACAAGATTTGGAATGCTGCAAGATTTGTGATCATGAACCTTGACATTGACACAAGTTTTAAACCTGATGAAAGCAAGTTTACATTTACCGAAAGATGGATTCTTTCCAGGCTTGATACACTTATCAGCGAAGTTACAGAAAACCTTGAAAAGTTTGAAATTGGGATTGCTGCTCAAAAGTTATATGACTTTATATGGGATGAATTTTGCGATTGGTATATTGAAATGTCTAAACCAATACTTTACAATAAAGAAGCCGAGAACAATAAAGAAGTTCAATATGTACTGTTGACAGTATTAACAAATGTTCTGAAACTATTGCATCCGTTTATGCCATTTGTAACAGAGGAAATTTATTTGAACCTTCCACATGTTGAAGAGAGTCTTGTGATAGCAACCTGGCCAAAGCCAAGGGGATATCAATTTACTGAAGACATTCAAATGGTTGAAAAACTTATAGAACTCATAAGAAGTCTGAGAAATTTGAGATTAGAGAAAAACATCAAGCCTGATATCAAGCCTAAGGTATATATAAAGACTGATGACCTTTCAATGGCAAATCAATTGAGCTTATGGGAGATTTACGTCAAAAGACTTGCAAATTTTGATCAGGTTATAATCTCAAATGAAGCTCCAGAAGATAGCGTAGCTTTAGTACTGTCTTGGGGAGTTGCGTATGTGAAATTGAAAGAAATAGTTGATGTTCAAGCAGAGCTTAAAAGACTACTTGATGAAAAGGAAAGACTTTTAAAAGAGGTTGAGAGATCTGAGAAACTGCTGAACAATCAAAACTTTTTACAAAAAGCACCTGAAAAGGTTGTAAATGAAGAAAAAGAAAAATACGAGAGATACAAGCAGATGCTTCTTTCAGTTGTACAGCAGATAGAAAGATTAGAAAGTCTCAGGTGATGTTAAAGATGCTCATGACTTATGAACAAGCTTTAGATTTTATTCATTCAACCTATAAATTTGGTACAAAGCTTGGTCTTGAGAATATAACAAAACTTCTTGAGTTTATGGGGAATCCTCAAAAAGGGTTAAAGGTTATTCACGTTGCGGGCACGAATGGGAAAGGTTCCACATGTGCTTTTATAAATCAGATGTTGATTGAGGCAGGCTTTAGGGTGGGGCTTTATACCTCACCCTTTCTTGAATCTTTTAACGAGAGGATAAAACTCAACAATCAACCAATAGACAATCAAGAACTTGCCAGTATTACAGAGTTTGTAAAAGAAAGAATTGAAGAGATGATAAGACAAGGTTTTTCACATCCCACAGAGTTTGAGGTTGTAACTGCCATTGGTTTTGAGTTTTTTAAAAGAAAAAATGTAGACTTTGTTGTTCTTGAGGTTGGACTTGGTGGAAGATTTGATGCAACTAATGTAGTAGAAAACCCTGAAATTTGCGTAATTACATCAATAGGTTTTGATCATATGGACATTTTAGGTTCAACAATTGAAAAAATTGCTTTCGAGAAGGCAGGAATAATAAAGCAAAATACCAAAGTAATACTGGCACTTCAGCGATATGAAAAGGTAAAAGAGGTTATTTCGAAAGTGTGCAAGGAGCAAAATGCTCAGCTAATCGAGGTAGAAAGAAATTATCATGTATTGAAGAACACACTGGAAGGAATTGTTTTTGATTGTGTTACTCCAAAAGGAATTTATAAAAATCTTGAGATTAAGCTACTTGGCACACATCAGGTAGAAAATGCTCTAAATTGTGTTTATGTGTATGAATGTTTGAAAGAAAAATATGACATAAAAACTGAAGCGTTAATAAAAGGGCTATTGAATGCTCGCTGGAACGGTCGGTTTGAGGTTTTGATAGATACACCTTTGGTTGTATTAGATGGTGCGCACAATGTAGATGGGATGAAAGTGCTTGTAGAAAACTGCAAAATATACTTAAATGATAAGAAGATTGTGGCTGTTGTAGGAATTTTAAAGGACAAAGAATATGAAAAGATGATTTCGTTGATAAAGAGTGTGGCGCAAAGGGTTATATTTACTCTTGTTCCTTCCCAAAAGAGAGCTTTTTCTGAAAAAGAAGCTCTTGAGATTTCGCATAAGTGTGGTGTTGAGTTTGTACCAGATTTCAGAGAAGCAATTAAATATGCATTAGGTTTGTGTAATGAAGATGATGCAGTCATAATTTGTGGTTCTTTATATCTTGTAGGGGCAGCAAGAGGTTTTCTGAAAAGCATGTTAAGTAGGTTGTAATTATACAGCAATTGCTATAAAATATTAATACGAAGAAAATTAAAAGAAAGAGGTGTTGTCAGAAATGAAACTTTTTATTGATACTGCAAATGTGAATGAGATAAGAGAAGCTCATTCTTGGGGAATAATTTGTGGTGTTACTACAAATCCGTCTTTGATTGCAAAAGAGGGCAGAGATTTCAAAGAAGTAGTTAATGAGATTTGTTCAATTGTAGATGGTCCAATCTCTGCAGAGGTAATTTCTCTTAAAGCAGAAGGTATGATTGAGGAAGCAAGAGATTTAGCAAAGATTCATAAAAATATAGTTATTAAAATTCCAATGACTGCAGAGGGGCTCAAAGCTGTGTCAGTTCTTTCGAAAGAAGGTATTAAGACAAATGTTACACTCATCTTCTCAGCAGCTCAAGCACTTTTAGCAGCAAAAGCTGGAGCAACTTATGTATCGCCATTTGTGGGAAGACTTGATGATATTGGGCAAAATGGTATTGAGCTTATAAAGGAGATTGTACAAATATTCAAGAATTATCCTGATATTAAAACAGAGATAATTGCAGCAAGTATAAGACATCCTATACATGTCATTGAAGCTGCAAAAGCAGGTGCTCATATAGCAACAGTGCCATTTAAAGTTTTAGAGCAGATGACAAAACATGCTCTGACCGATGTTGGTATCGAAAGATTCTTGAAAGACTGGGAAAAGGTACCCAAGAAAAGTTAAAGCAACCCTGAAAGAAGGGTTGCTGTTTTTTTAAATTTTTGACTGGAGGGGAAAGATGGGATTTGTAAAAGAGAATATAAATGGTATAGAGATATTTAGAATAAGCGAATTTGAAGAATATGGTATAGAGGGTTTTTTCACAACACGAAAGGGTTGTGGAAATGATAGTTTCAATCTGAGCTATAAATGGACTGCACAGAAAGATGAAGTGGACAAAAACTTTCATATTCTTTTTGAGGCTTTAAAAATAGACCATAGAAATATTTTCTATGCAAAACAGGTGCATAAAAATGATATAATAATTGTAGAAAGAGGATTTGACTTTTTTGAATATAATCAAGAAGCAGAGGCAGATGGACTTATAACAAATATCCCTGAAATTGCACTTATAACGATGCATGCTGATTGTTTTCCTGTTTATATTGTCGATACAGAGAAAAGGGTAATTTCTCTGGTTCATTCTGGTTGGAGAGGGGCTTTGCTGCATATAACCGAAAATGCCATCCAGGTTCTGAAGAAAGAATTTTTTTCTATTGCTGAAGATTTACTTGTGGCGATCGGGCCAGGGATATGTAAAAGACATTTTGAGGTGGGTGAAGATGTTTACAAGATGTTTTTGAGAGAATTTGGAGATGAGGTTTGTTTGGAGTCTAAAGAGGGTCTTTTTGTCGATTTGAAAAAAGCAATATTTCTTGATTTGAAGAAAAATGGTATTAAGACCTGTCAGATAATATCTTGTGATATGTGTACGTATGAGAATGTAGATATATTCTTTTCGTACAGAAGAGACTACAGAAAGCCAGAAAATTTGGGTAGTATGGTTGCAATCTTGAGGATGGTGAGAAGGTAAATGAAAAATATTCTAATAGTTGATGACGAGCAGCACATTCTTGAGCTTCTTAAATTTAATCTCAGAAAAGAAGGATATAATACATTTGAGGCAGATAGTGGCATATTAGCACTTGAGATTTTAAAGCATAATAAAGTTGACCTTGTTATACTCGATATTATGATGAGTGACAAGGACGGATATGAAGTTTTAAAAGAGATTCGATTTAATAAAGATACAAAAAATTTGCCAGTGATTTTGTTATCTGCAAAATCTGAAGAGATTGATAAAATACTTGGGCTTGAGCTTGGCGCAGATGACTATATAACAAAGCCTTTTAGTGTAAAAGAGCTGGTTGTAAGAGTAAAGGCACTTTTGAGAAGAGTAGAGAGTTTAAAGCCTGAGGTCGAAGATAAGGTCAAGTTTGGAGATGTAGAAGTGGACTTTTCGAAAAGAACAGTTAAGAAAAATAATCAGGATGTACCTCTTTCGTTCAAAGAGTTTGAACTTTTGAAGCTTCTTATCGAAAACAGAGGCAGGGTGTTGGACAGAGACTTTATTTTGCAAAGGGTATGGGGATACGAGTTTGATGGAGATACACGAACAGTTGATGTGCATATAAGGTTTTTGAGAAGAAAACTTGAAGACGATGAGAAAAATCCACGATACATAGAAACAGTCAGAGGCGTAGGTTACAGGTTTAATGAAAGGTCTGAGTAAAGCATGAGGTCGAAGCTTTTTGGTTATACTATATTAGTTGTGGTAGTTATAACACTTCTTCAAGGAATTCTTTCATATGAGACTTATAAAAACATATATATAGATGAAAACAAAAAATGGCTTGTTGCTAAAATAAATGAAGTTGAAAAATACATTTATTCTTTTGGTGTTGATAAACTGAATAATATCTATAACAAAGGCGATTTTAGAGTAACTATTGTTGGTAGCAGTGGGGTTGTTCTTTACGACTCTGAAGCAAATGTAAAGAAAATGGAAAATCACTTAAAAAGACCAGAGATTGCAAATGCCAATAGAGTTTTTGGAAAAGTAGAGTTTTCGATGAGAAGGAGCAAAACACTGGGGCATTACTTTTTGTATGCAGCAAAAAAAGTTAAAATTTACAATACATTAATGTTTATAAGAGTTTCAGTTCCTCTTGACAAAGTAGACACAATCTTAAAAAAGGTTTTATTAAATACTCTAAAATTTGCAGTGATGTGTATTTTTCTGGGTATAGCCTTGGCAATAGGAATCTCATCTGTTTTATATCAACCGTTAAAAGGCCTGATTTCGCTTATTTCAGAGGGACTGGAAAAATTTAGCATTCAAGATGTTAAAAGTCCAAAAGATTTCAGATGGCTTAGTCTCAGCTTTTCAAAGATGTATCAGCTTTTGGAGGAAAAGATTGGCGAATCTAATATATTAAGAAAAAGGCTCACTTCTCTTTTAGACTCATTAGACATTGGTATAATCTTTTTTGATATGAATAAAAGAATACTTACGTTCAACAGGGGAGCAGAAAACATTCTTGAAACTAACCTCAAAGTTGGATTAAGTTTACTTGAATGCGTCCGAGTATATGAACTTTTCGAGTTTCTTTTCCAACAGGATATAAATGAAAAGGAGATTGAAATTAGTATCAATAATAAAACAAAGTTTCTGAAAATAAATAAGAAGAAAATTTCATATGAAGACAATAAAGAAGGTATACTTTTAATATTAAGTGATATTACCTTTTTGAAAAAGTTAGAAAGAATTCGGTCTGACTTTGTGGCAAATGTATCGCATGAACTCAAAACACCACTTACTTCAATAAAGGGTTTTGTAGAAACACTTAAAGATGGTGCAATTGATGATAAAGATGTTGCTATTAAGTTTCTCAACATTATTGAGGTTGAGGTAGAAAGGCTTGTGAGACTTATAAATGATCTTCTCTATCTTTCGGAAATAGAGAATGCGGCAATGCCCATTTTAGAAGAAAAAGTGGTGGTTAAAGAAGTTGTGCTTGAGATTATCGAACTTTTAAAAATAAAAGCTGAGAAGAAGAATATTCAACTTGATATAAAGGTCCAAGAGGGTCTTGAGATGAACATATATCGCGATTGGCTAAAGCAGATTTTTATAAATTTAATAGATAATGCAATTGTTTATAACAAAGAAAATGGGAAAGTATGGGTGACTGTAGAGAAATTAGATAACTTAATTGTTATAAAGGTTAAGGACACAGGAATTGGAATACCTGGAAGGGAAGTTGAGAGGATATTTGAAAGATTTTACAGAGTGGATAAAGGAAGGTCCAGAAAGTTTGGAGGCACAGGCTTGGGTCTTTCTATTGTAAAGCACATAGTAGAGCTTTATGGAGGAAAAGTTTGGGTTGAAAGCCAGGAAGGTATAGGCAGTGAGTTTACGGTAACAATTCCAATTGTAAAAAAGGCTGACCCACATCAATAGGCCAGCCTTATTTATAGTTATGCTATCCAGCTGATTAGTATAGAAATGATAGCTCCCAAGAGAGCACACATTGGAATTGTCAAAACCCATGCAATAACAATATTTCTTGCAACCCCCCATCTAACAGCTGAAAACTTTTTACATGCACCTACCCCCATAATAGAGGATGAGATGACATGAGTGGTGGAAACTGGTGCACCAATATGAGTTGCAAACTGGATTGTTAGTGCTGCACCAGTTTCTGCTGCAAAGCCGTTTATTGGTGCAAGTTTTATTATCTTTATTCCCATTGTTTTAATTATTCGCCAGCCACCTACTGATGTACCCAAAGCCATGGCGAGAGCACAGGCAAATTTAACCCAGTCAGGTACAACAAACTCATTTAAAATTCCACTTCCTACCAGCGCCATGGTTATTATTCCCATGGATTTTTGGGCGTCGTTTGAACCATGACTATATGCCATCCACATTGCAGAGAGTATTTGGAACTTTGAAAAGTATCTATTCACAATTGTTGGATGTACTTTGGCAAACAATATGTAAAGAATCATCATAAATAGGTATCCAAAAACAAAACCTAAGATAGGAGAGACAATCAAAGGAAGAACAATCTTTTTGACAAATCCTATCCAATTTATATCGGCAAGTGATTTTGTTGCGGCAATTGCAGCACCCACAAGACCACCAATTATTGCATGTGATGAGGAAGAAGGTATTCCCCACCACCATGTAATCAAATCCCATACAATTGCTGCTATTACAGCCGCAAGCACAAGGTTTTGTGTAACAAATCTCGGGTCAACTATTCCATGGCCAATTGTC from Caldicellulosiruptor kronotskyensis 2002 encodes the following:
- the lexA gene encoding transcriptional repressor LexA is translated as MKKQLTKKQEEILEFIKKRIKEKGYPPAVREICEATGLKSTSTVHGHLTRLEKKGYIRRDPSKPRAIEIVDEEFYVHRNVVQLPLVGKVTAGEPILAVENIEETMTLPYDLVGTEDAFLLRVRGDSMIEAGIFDNDIIIVRRQNVAENGDIVVALIDDEATVKRFYKEHDHIRLQPENKAMEPIIVKDVKILGKVIGLIRRM
- the pta gene encoding phosphate acetyltransferase; protein product: MAFIDTIIEKAKSDIKTIVLPESYEERNLKAASIALKEKIAKIVLIGKEDEIKKEAAKFDANVDEAIFIDPDNFDRFDEFVNEFYELRKNKGITLEDAKKFMKDPMYFGVMLVYKGLADGMVSGAIHSTADTLRPALQILKTAPGVKLVSSFFIMVVPNCEYGENGVFVYADAGLNPNPTAEELADIAITSAKSFEALVGKTPKVAMLSYSTKGSAKSEMVDKVVEATRIAKEKAPDILIDGELQADAAIVPSVAKLKAPGSPVAGQANVLIFPDLDAGNIAYKLTERLAKAEAYGPITQGIAKPVNDLSRGCKAEDIVGVIAITAVQAMMK
- a CDS encoding acetate kinase, with the protein product MKVLVLNSGSSSLKYQFIDTDTEVALCKGVVDRIGLPGAFIRHQKNGQEIVKEQEINDHNVAIKLVLEMLTHEEAGIIHSMDEIDAIGHRVVHGGEYFSDAVIVNEEVKKAIRECIELAPLHNPANLMGIEACEKEIPGKPNVAVFDTAFHQTMPRYAYMYSLPYEVYEKYKIRKYGFHGTSHKYVAIKAAEYLRRPLEELKLITCHLGNGSSVCAIKYGKSVDTSMGFTPLAGLAMGTRSGTIDPAVILYLMEKEKMDVKQMNDFLNKKSGVLGISGVSSDFRDLEKAANEGNERAQLAIDMFCYRVKKYIGEYAAVLGGVDAIIFTAGIGENNALVRDKCLTDLEYMGVLYDRERNFNVEKGKVFEINKPESKVKVLIVPTNEELMIARETKRLLSK
- a CDS encoding desulfoferrodoxin, with the translated sequence MIKRGNVYKCEVCGNIVEVLYAGGGQLVCCGQPMTLLEANTVDASLEKHVPVIEKTEEGILVKVGEVAHPMEEKHYIMWIELIADDKVYRKYLKPGDEPKALFEVSAENVVAYEYCNLHGLWKKE
- a CDS encoding valine--tRNA ligase; this translates as MQKVYNPKEVEDRLYKMWLDKKYFHAKIDYSKKPFTIVIPPPNITGQLHMGHALNNTIQDILIRFKRMQGYCALWLPGTDHASIATEAKIVENMKEEGLTKEMIGREKFLERAWEWKRVYGGRIIEQLKKLGASCDWDRERFTMDEGLSNAVKEVFVRLYEKGLIYKGERMINWCPTCHTTISDAEVEYEEKKGKLYYIKYPAKDNSYYVIVATTRPETMLGDTAVAVNPNDQRYKHLIGKTVVLPLVNREIPIIADDYVDMEFGTGVVKITPAHDPNDFEIGQKHNLPMVQVIDTKGYMNENAGKYAGQERYEARKNIVKDLKDLGLLVKEEDYTHNVGHCYRCSTVIEPLVSKQWFVKMKPLAEPAIKVVKEGKIKFIPERFEKIYFNWMENIKDWCISRQLWWGHRIPAYYCRDCENMMVSREEVKVCSKCGSTNVYQDEDTLDTWFSSALWPFSTLGWPEETEDLKYFYPTDVLVTAYDIIFFWVARMIFSGLEHMGKEPFKYVLIHGIVRDAQGRKMSKSLGNGIDPLEVIEKYGADALRFTLVTGISPGNDTRFHMEKVEANRNFANKIWNAARFVIMNLDIDTSFKPDESKFTFTERWILSRLDTLISEVTENLEKFEIGIAAQKLYDFIWDEFCDWYIEMSKPILYNKEAENNKEVQYVLLTVLTNVLKLLHPFMPFVTEEIYLNLPHVEESLVIATWPKPRGYQFTEDIQMVEKLIELIRSLRNLRLEKNIKPDIKPKVYIKTDDLSMANQLSLWEIYVKRLANFDQVIISNEAPEDSVALVLSWGVAYVKLKEIVDVQAELKRLLDEKERLLKEVERSEKLLNNQNFLQKAPEKVVNEEKEKYERYKQMLLSVVQQIERLESLR
- a CDS encoding bifunctional folylpolyglutamate synthase/dihydrofolate synthase yields the protein MLKMLMTYEQALDFIHSTYKFGTKLGLENITKLLEFMGNPQKGLKVIHVAGTNGKGSTCAFINQMLIEAGFRVGLYTSPFLESFNERIKLNNQPIDNQELASITEFVKERIEEMIRQGFSHPTEFEVVTAIGFEFFKRKNVDFVVLEVGLGGRFDATNVVENPEICVITSIGFDHMDILGSTIEKIAFEKAGIIKQNTKVILALQRYEKVKEVISKVCKEQNAQLIEVERNYHVLKNTLEGIVFDCVTPKGIYKNLEIKLLGTHQVENALNCVYVYECLKEKYDIKTEALIKGLLNARWNGRFEVLIDTPLVVLDGAHNVDGMKVLVENCKIYLNDKKIVAVVGILKDKEYEKMISLIKSVAQRVIFTLVPSQKRAFSEKEALEISHKCGVEFVPDFREAIKYALGLCNEDDAVIICGSLYLVGAARGFLKSMLSRL
- the fsa gene encoding fructose-6-phosphate aldolase, with amino-acid sequence MKLFIDTANVNEIREAHSWGIICGVTTNPSLIAKEGRDFKEVVNEICSIVDGPISAEVISLKAEGMIEEARDLAKIHKNIVIKIPMTAEGLKAVSVLSKEGIKTNVTLIFSAAQALLAAKAGATYVSPFVGRLDDIGQNGIELIKEIVQIFKNYPDIKTEIIAASIRHPIHVIEAAKAGAHIATVPFKVLEQMTKHALTDVGIERFLKDWEKVPKKS
- the pgeF gene encoding peptidoglycan editing factor PgeF; this encodes MGFVKENINGIEIFRISEFEEYGIEGFFTTRKGCGNDSFNLSYKWTAQKDEVDKNFHILFEALKIDHRNIFYAKQVHKNDIIIVERGFDFFEYNQEAEADGLITNIPEIALITMHADCFPVYIVDTEKRVISLVHSGWRGALLHITENAIQVLKKEFFSIAEDLLVAIGPGICKRHFEVGEDVYKMFLREFGDEVCLESKEGLFVDLKKAIFLDLKKNGIKTCQIISCDMCTYENVDIFFSYRRDYRKPENLGSMVAILRMVRR
- a CDS encoding response regulator transcription factor yields the protein MKNILIVDDEQHILELLKFNLRKEGYNTFEADSGILALEILKHNKVDLVILDIMMSDKDGYEVLKEIRFNKDTKNLPVILLSAKSEEIDKILGLELGADDYITKPFSVKELVVRVKALLRRVESLKPEVEDKVKFGDVEVDFSKRTVKKNNQDVPLSFKEFELLKLLIENRGRVLDRDFILQRVWGYEFDGDTRTVDVHIRFLRRKLEDDEKNPRYIETVRGVGYRFNERSE